The genomic segment CCAGACCCCACCCCCCTCAACCCCATCaccttccccgcccccccccacctctTTTTCACAGGAATCCCTTCCAACAGCCTTATTTAAGGCCATAAAGTTCACTCCTACTTCGAGGGGGTTGCACGCACAGGGTGAGCTTGTCCCTGCCCACTTTCACCcaacaaaatgaaaggaaggggGGTGAAAAATTATATCTATTTCAAagagtttatttattttaacacctgcattttttttctttttctttttttttttttttggaagtctTCAACACAGGCacgcaaacacacacacagacaaatgGGATACAAACAACTTTGGCATTATACTTTTGAATATTTGTTACaaaactatttctcatttatttttttttaaaaaaagtatctcaaataaaggcattttaaaggAGTAAAAATACAAGTCGAGATCCCAAcctctgaaaataataaatagcatGTTCATAGTAAggtccttttttcctttctgtttaaatctgcttaaaaaacccaaacataaaaCAGGGCTCCATACAACGGAGCCAACAGAAgagtttggttggttttttttttttggggggtggggggggggtgggggtggggggtagaAGGGGTTGGAAATCGCTTTAGGCAAGTCACCAAGGCCTCCACACCGATTCACTGCGCTCTCCGATGGGACTTCCCGCCTGGGACGCCGAAACAATGCTGCCCCCAAATGATGTCAAGCCCTGCACCGGGGATGCTGACGGGGTGGCGGCCGCGTTCCCCGAGCCGCTGCCTGCGGACACCGGCACGTTGGCGTTGGCGTACAGGGGAATAACTGGTCCGGAGCTGGGAGGGAAAGCCGGGTTCGGGATGAGAAAAGCAAACTGGCCGTCGGTAGCAGGGACGAGCTGGAAGCCCCCGTAGACTTTGGGGGACAGGGCTTCAGCAGGGTTCAGTTTGCAGGGCACGGGCACAGCTCCGGCTGCTGCGGGGGGCAGCTGGACGTGCAGAGGCTGCTGCGCCAGATGTGCGGGCTGGCtggacggcggcggcggcgggtaGTTCATGGCCACGATCTGACCCAGGCAAGCCGAGAGGTGACTGAGGAGTCGGGTACGCACGTCGGTGTTCACCCCTTCGCAGGTGGACAGGAACCTTGTCACCTCGTTCATGCACTCGTTGAATCCAGCCCGGTACTTGCCAAGGACGGTGGGGTCGGCGCTGAGAGCGGCTGGAGGATAGAGGGCGGCAGGTGAGCTTGCAGGTCAGGAGCCGGGTTCCTTGCAGCCGGTCCGCCGTCCCCCGCCCCCGGCTCCCGGTCCCCAGCCCCCGGTCCGCGGTCCCCGGTCCGGAGCCGGTGTCCCCcccccagagcaggcaggttGCGCTTACCCGTCATCTGTGCCCGCTGCAGGTTTCGCAGGTGTTTGACGGTCATCTCCAGGATGTCCGCCTTCTCCAGCTTGGAGTGCCGGGAGCTCTGCGGGAGGAGACCGGAGCCGTCAGGGCTGCCCGCGGCCGGCCGCCGGACCCCCCggagccccctcccctcccgccccacTTACGTCCTTCTTCAGCGCGTCCAGGATGAGGGTCTTCAGCTGCCCCAGGCTCTCGTTGATCCGCGCCCGGCGCCGTTTCTCCATGATGGGCTTGGAGGACTGTGGGGAGAGCGGAGGACGGTAAGCTCCCACCGGGCCAGCCCGGGcgcgcccccccctccccctcgcctcggtccccccaccccattccCATCACCGACCTCAGCACGGCCGCGGGCTCGCCGCCATCCAGCATCGCCGCTGCTGCTCCCCGATCGGCACCCGCCATTTACCTTCCGGTGCTCGCTAGCACTCCGCGGTTTGTCCGGCGTGTGGCTGGCGTTGGCCGGTGCCCCCGCGATGGGGGAAGCGGTCGGTTTCTCCATGCCCGTATCGGCGGGCATGGCGCGGCtggcgggagggcgggcgggcgcgtggggcggcgggcgcggggcgcgTGCGGCAGCGACGGCGCGCGGCGGGACCGGCAGTACCGGCGGACGGCGCCCCGCGCCTTTATACCCGCCGCCGGCTCCCCATTCGTGTGAAACCGCCGCCGCGGCCGTTCCCACACTCGCGGCAACCAATCAgagcccggcccgggcccgaccGCCGCGCCGTCCGCTCTCCCATTGGTCGGTTCCTGACTCTTACGCCTGTCCGTCATACACCACGGCCCGCCCCCGCGTCGGCGGCCGCCGGGTGCGCGGCCACGTGGGGGGAAGGCGggcggggctgccccgggcaCCGCCGCTGTAACCGCagggggggggggctgcccccggccccgccgctctcaccggggggaggggagggggctgcctcGGGCCCCGCCGCTCTAACTCGGGGGGGGCTTACCCGGACACCGCCGTCCTAACTCGGGGGGTGGGGGACCGCCCCGGGCACCGCCGCTCTcaccggggctggggggggggtaAGGGGCCGCCCCGGGCACCGCCGCTCTAacccggggggagggggagcgtCCCGACCTGCCggctcttccccctccctccatcccGCTGTTTGTGACACACGCACCGCACCCGCCGGCCACGGGGCTCGGGTCCccgggggtgggtgtgtgtgtgggggttgCGGTCGCgcccggggcagccccacccgcGGCGTGGCCGTGCAGCCGGTGCTGTGCGGCGGGCGGGGGAGGCGCaggcggcccggccccggcggctgGCGCGGCACGCGAGGCCGCGGGCGGCCAatgggcgggggagggggggtgctACCGGCGGCTCTCGCCGCCCATTGGCTGGCGGCCGCCCCCGCTGTCAATCAGGCGCCGGCGCTCGTGCCTCCGCCCCCGAGAcgcggccccgccgcgcgcttccccctcacccccccccccacctccttcccttccctccctccctccctccctcccccgccccgtccGGAGCACGTGCCAGAGCGCTCCCGGCTCCGCGCGCGCCGGGCGCGCCCCGCCCGCGGCGGCCATGGGAAaaccccgccccgccgcgcgcCGGGTCCGCCGGCCGGGACCGCCCGCCCCGGTGCGTTgttctcccccccccaccccaccccccacccccccacccccggtcGGGaagcaccccccccccccccccgccccggctcccccgccgcgcccggAGCAGCGGGAGGGAGGCAAATCCCGGCGCGCGGCGCTCGGAGGCACGCGTGGGAGGCGCTGGGTGGGGGGAAACCATGTGTTGGGCGACCTGCCCGTGGGCGGGCGTGTGTGCAGCCCCCGCGGCGTGGGGAGCCGAAAGCaaagcggggggggggacgCGACACACGGACCCCCTCCTCCGTGAGCTCCTTACGCCCCCCCGCGGGCACGCCAtaccacacaccccccaccccccgtgACACCCTGTGACACTTCAGTACCCCACGGCGCCCCTCGGTTTAGTCGTTCAGCAAAGGTCGGGACCCCCCTGGAGTCTGGAGACACCCCCCCTCTTCTGTCACGCACCCCCCCTTCCCCCGAGGAAGACTTTCCCTGCCCGAGCCCTGCGGATGCaccggcggggcccgggggctGCACCCCCGCAGCGGGACGGGGGGCTCGGTGGTCAGCGGCACCCACTGAGGGTCCCGCCGTACCC from the Phalacrocorax aristotelis chromosome 19, bGulAri2.1, whole genome shotgun sequence genome contains:
- the HES4 gene encoding transcription factor HES-4 isoform X1, producing the protein MPADTGMEKPTASPIAGAPANASHTPDKPRSASEHRKSSKPIMEKRRRARINESLGQLKTLILDALKKDSSRHSKLEKADILEMTVKHLRNLQRAQMTAALSADPTVLGKYRAGFNECMNEVTRFLSTCEGVNTDVRTRLLSHLSACLGQIVAMNYPPPPPSSQPAHLAQQPLHVQLPPAAAGAVPVPCKLNPAEALSPKVYGGFQLVPATDGQFAFLIPNPAFPPSSGPVIPLYANANVPVSAGSGSGNAAATPSASPVQGLTSFGGSIVSASQAGSPIGERSESVWRPW
- the HES4 gene encoding transcription factor HES-4 isoform X2, translated to MPADTGMEKPTASPIAGAPANASHTPDKPRSASEHRKVNGGCRSGSSSGDAGWRRARGRAESSKPIMEKRRRARINESLGQLKTLILDALKKDSSRHSKLEKADILEMTVKHLRNLQRAQMTAALSADPTVLGKYRAGFNECMNEVTRFLSTCEGVNTDVRTRLLSHLSACLGQIVAMNYPPPPPSSQPAHLAQQPLHVQLPPAAAGAVPVPCKLNPAEALSPKVYGGFQLVPATDGQFAFLIPNPAFPPSSGPVIPLYANANVPVSAGSGSGNAAATPSASPVQGLTSFGGSIVSASQAGSPIGERSESVWRPW